In the genome of Lysobacter sp. BMK333-48F3, the window GACGCCGTGGACGAAGCTCGCGCAGATCAGCAGCATCAACGGGCTCAGCAGGCCGTGCCCGGCGGCGGTCATCTCGCCGCCGCGCATCGCCGGCAGGAACAGCAGCGCCAGCGACAGCGCCGACGCCAGCAGCAGCGACACCGCCCGCGCCATCAGGGGCCGTCCTCCAGCGCCTCGCGCCGGCCGCGTTCGTCTTCTTCGTGCAGTTCGAACCACATCGCGTTGAGCACGCCGAAACAGCAGGCCAGGGCCAGGCCGAGGATCCAGGCGAAGTACCACATCAGTAGGCTCCTTGGGATTCGTCTTG includes:
- a CDS encoding cyd operon YbgE family protein — protein: MARAVSLLLASALSLALLFLPAMRGGEMTAAGHGLLSPLMLLICASFVHGVGLRPRHALGRAALHPAWLWPAMLGMAALWAARF
- the cydX gene encoding cytochrome bd-I oxidase subunit CydX, with the translated sequence MWYFAWILGLALACCFGVLNAMWFELHEEDERGRREALEDGP